The Halanaerobium praevalens DSM 2228 genome contains a region encoding:
- a CDS encoding sensor histidine kinase, with protein sequence MSLKKRLIIYIMLIFLFVMVFVGYILISQQKDIFQEEIERRGRLLASTLAKISREPILVYEFSALNQNVLSFKGEKGVIEAKILNNKGRIVASIDKTEEGEFAAAKYFSDSKQSYFADKLLSIEKIKHNELEMGRAVIVLSLDSMNKKINYSVKMIVFILGISFVFLFIFINFASSYLLKPVILLTNLVRKIPDSKFEIEALKKQNPPAELEELYNSIIWMYEEMLLIRKRLIEKTQMATIGKMSAYFAHEIRNPLEAMSGAVEVLKIKGDFSNSNKMFFDIIKEEIATLNSFLDEFLNFTRIKSYSFEKFNLPKLIKDIIILLKPMFKAKNIELVFDFAENEILIEADLNKIKSVITNILLNAKDAIKEKGLVKIELTKKQDLIEIRITDDGQGINKADLDKIFNPFFSTKKAGNGIGLSIAKEIIEAHKGKILVNSTANTIFRIQLPLSEDDINEKNSNS encoded by the coding sequence TTGTCCTTAAAAAAACGTTTAATTATATATATAATGCTTATTTTCTTATTTGTCATGGTTTTTGTTGGCTATATTTTAATTTCTCAACAAAAAGATATATTTCAAGAAGAAATAGAAAGAAGAGGTCGACTTTTAGCAAGTACTTTAGCTAAAATAAGTAGAGAGCCAATCCTTGTTTATGAATTTAGTGCTCTTAATCAAAATGTACTTTCCTTTAAAGGTGAAAAAGGAGTAATTGAAGCTAAAATTTTAAATAATAAAGGTCGCATTGTAGCTTCAATTGATAAAACAGAAGAAGGAGAATTTGCAGCTGCTAAATACTTTTCGGATTCCAAACAAAGTTATTTTGCAGATAAACTTTTGAGTATAGAAAAAATTAAGCATAACGAACTTGAAATGGGAAGAGCAGTTATAGTTTTATCTTTAGATTCAATGAATAAAAAAATAAATTATTCTGTTAAAATGATAGTTTTTATTTTAGGAATATCCTTTGTATTTTTATTTATATTTATTAATTTTGCTTCTAGTTATTTACTTAAACCAGTAATTTTACTAACTAATTTAGTTAGAAAAATTCCAGACAGTAAATTTGAAATTGAAGCATTAAAAAAGCAAAATCCACCAGCAGAATTAGAAGAACTTTATAATTCAATTATCTGGATGTACGAAGAAATGCTCCTTATTCGTAAAAGATTAATTGAAAAAACACAAATGGCAACTATCGGTAAAATGTCTGCCTATTTTGCTCACGAAATAAGGAACCCCTTAGAAGCAATGTCGGGAGCAGTAGAGGTTTTGAAAATTAAAGGTGATTTTTCTAATTCTAATAAAATGTTTTTTGATATTATAAAAGAAGAAATAGCTACTCTGAATAGTTTTTTAGATGAATTTTTAAATTTTACTAGAATTAAATCATATTCTTTTGAAAAATTTAATTTACCTAAACTAATTAAAGATATTATAATTTTATTGAAACCAATGTTTAAAGCTAAAAATATTGAATTAGTTTTTGATTTTGCAGAAAATGAAATTTTAATCGAAGCTGATCTTAATAAAATAAAAAGTGTAATTACAAATATTTTATTAAACGCCAAAGATGCGATTAAAGAAAAGGGACTTGTTAAAATAGAGCTGACTAAAAAGCAAGATTTAATCGAAATTAGAATTACAGATGATGGTCAGGGAATAAATAAAGCTGATTTAGATAAAATATTTAATCCCTTTTTTAGTACCAAAAAGGCAGGAAACGGAATTGGTTTAAGTATTGCTAAAGAAATAATTGAAGCTCATAAAGGCAAGATTTTAGTTAACTCTACTGCAAATACTATTTTTAGGATCCAATTACCTTTATCTGAGGATGATATAAATGAAAAAAATTCTAATAGTTGA
- the serS gene encoding serine--tRNA ligase, translating into MLDMRFIRENPEVVAKAMEKRNMESPISEFQELDDKRRDLLYEAENLKNKRNINSDKIGELKRNGEDASDLISEMQTVSARIKELDQKVDEVETKLNKLLLSIPNIPNQSVPVGSDEADNKEIKKWGEPRKFDFDYKAHWDLGEDLDILDFERGGKVTGTRFTFLKGAGARLERALINFMLNLHTDEHGYKEVFPPFIANADSMTGTGQLPKFEKDMFKLEGLDYYLIPTAEVPVTNMYRDEILDVEQLPEYLTAYSACFRAEAGAHGRDTRGIIRQHQFNKVEMVKFVKPEDSYAELEKITADAEDVLQRLELPYRVVSLCTGDLTFSSAKTYDLEVWMPAYDSYREISSCSNFEDFQARRAGIRYRPEPNASTKFVHTLNGSGLAIGRTVAAILENYQNEDGTITVPKVLRDFMGTDIIK; encoded by the coding sequence ATGTTAGATATGAGATTTATTCGAGAAAATCCTGAAGTAGTAGCAAAGGCAATGGAAAAAAGAAATATGGAATCACCAATTTCAGAGTTTCAAGAGCTTGATGATAAGCGGCGTGACTTATTATATGAAGCTGAAAATTTAAAAAACAAGCGGAATATTAATTCTGATAAAATTGGTGAACTCAAAAGAAATGGAGAAGATGCTTCTGATTTAATTTCAGAAATGCAGACTGTTTCTGCTAGAATTAAAGAATTAGATCAAAAAGTAGATGAAGTTGAAACAAAATTAAATAAGCTTCTATTATCTATTCCTAATATTCCTAATCAGTCTGTACCGGTAGGCAGTGATGAAGCTGACAATAAAGAAATTAAAAAATGGGGTGAGCCTCGAAAATTTGATTTTGACTATAAAGCTCACTGGGATTTAGGAGAAGATTTAGATATTTTAGATTTTGAAAGAGGAGGTAAAGTAACAGGTACTCGTTTTACATTTTTAAAAGGTGCTGGTGCTAGATTAGAAAGAGCTCTAATTAATTTTATGCTTAATTTGCATACAGATGAACATGGTTATAAAGAAGTTTTCCCACCTTTTATTGCTAATGCAGATAGTATGACAGGAACTGGTCAGCTGCCTAAATTTGAAAAAGATATGTTCAAATTAGAAGGTTTAGACTATTATTTAATTCCAACAGCAGAAGTTCCAGTAACTAATATGTATCGGGATGAGATTTTAGATGTAGAACAGCTGCCTGAATATTTAACAGCTTATAGTGCATGTTTTAGAGCCGAGGCTGGTGCTCATGGTCGTGATACCAGAGGAATTATTCGTCAACATCAATTTAACAAGGTAGAAATGGTTAAGTTTGTAAAACCAGAAGATTCCTATGCTGAATTAGAAAAAATAACTGCTGATGCAGAAGATGTTTTACAGCGTTTAGAATTACCATATCGGGTAGTGAGCCTTTGTACAGGAGATTTAACTTTTTCTTCTGCTAAAACTTATGATTTAGAAGTTTGGATGCCCGCTTATGACAGTTATCGGGAGATTTCTTCTTGTTCTAATTTTGAAGATTTCCAGGCCAGACGGGCAGGGATTCGTTATCGACCTGAACCAAATGCTAGTACTAAATTTGTCCATACTTTAAATGGATCAGGCTTAGCAATTGGAAGAACAGTTGCTGCTATTCTGGAAAATTATCAAAATGAAGACGGAACAATAACAGTTCCTAAAGTTCTGAGAGACTTTATGGGGACAGATATAATTAAGTAA
- a CDS encoding SIMPL domain-containing protein (The SIMPL domain is named for its presence in mouse protein SIMPL (signalling molecule that associates with mouse pelle-like kinase). Bacterial member BP26, from Brucella, was shown to assemble into a channel-like structure, while YggE from E. coli has been associated with resistance to oxidative stress.), whose product MQNKNYYILTVGLIIAALILGGFFYQAVKNQNTIKVVGISKKAFTADKLKWALTFETKADQDQLEQGYLEMQKKLSDFKKEIKNVGIETEQFNVQPITVNKEFNYITKNGNSQRVFTGYKLKQYLFLITEDIEAVEDLVLDPLKLYNKDIIIAASNLEYFYSEIDELKKEILAEATVNAQTRAEKMLANTNLKIDKVISMNSGVFQITEPYSTNTSSLGVYNTSSKNKEISVTAHTTFSIK is encoded by the coding sequence ATGCAAAATAAAAATTATTATATTCTAACAGTTGGCCTAATAATCGCTGCTCTTATTTTAGGTGGCTTTTTCTATCAAGCAGTCAAAAATCAAAATACAATCAAAGTTGTTGGTATTTCTAAAAAAGCTTTTACCGCTGATAAACTAAAATGGGCTTTAACTTTTGAAACAAAAGCTGATCAAGATCAACTTGAACAAGGTTATTTAGAAATGCAAAAAAAATTAAGCGACTTTAAAAAAGAAATTAAAAATGTGGGTATTGAAACTGAACAGTTTAATGTTCAGCCAATTACAGTTAATAAAGAATTTAATTATATAACTAAAAATGGAAATAGCCAAAGGGTTTTTACAGGCTATAAACTAAAACAATATCTCTTTTTAATTACAGAAGATATTGAGGCTGTAGAAGATTTAGTTCTTGATCCTTTAAAACTATATAACAAAGATATTATAATAGCTGCTTCTAATTTAGAATATTTTTATTCTGAAATTGATGAACTGAAAAAAGAAATCTTAGCTGAAGCAACTGTAAATGCCCAAACTAGAGCAGAAAAAATGCTAGCTAATACTAATCTAAAAATAGATAAAGTAATTTCAATGAACTCAGGCGTTTTTCAAATAACTGAACCTTATTCTACTAATACTTCCAGTTTAGGTGTCTATAATACTAGCAGTAAAAATAAAGAAATCAGTGTTACTGCTCATACAACTTTCTCAATAAAATAA
- a CDS encoding ATP cone domain-containing protein — MSKSDMTVIKRDEREVAYSRDKITKAIYRAMIESGEDATEDDAEQVALDVESDLILEFYNEDQIPKVEEIQDLVEEKLMKAAYVTTAKAYILYRNKRQKTRLKRKKDRQENPLLSNDFLSKYKHQPNPFPTELGEFIYYRTYSRWLEEEQRREYWWETVKRAVEYNCSLAPTTKKEAEKLYDNVYNLNNFLAGRTLWTASTESSKKYGMSNYNCSFTVIDSFKAYQDLFYLLMIG, encoded by the coding sequence TTGAGCAAATCCGACATGACGGTTATTAAGCGAGATGAAAGAGAAGTAGCTTATAGTCGGGATAAAATTACTAAAGCTATTTATCGAGCTATGATAGAATCAGGTGAAGATGCAACTGAAGATGATGCTGAACAAGTAGCTTTGGATGTAGAATCAGATTTAATACTTGAATTTTATAATGAAGATCAAATACCTAAGGTGGAAGAAATTCAGGATTTAGTCGAAGAAAAATTAATGAAAGCAGCTTATGTTACAACTGCTAAGGCCTATATTTTATACAGAAATAAAAGACAAAAAACTAGGTTAAAGCGTAAAAAAGATCGCCAAGAAAATCCATTATTATCAAATGATTTTTTGAGTAAATATAAGCACCAGCCTAATCCTTTTCCAACTGAGTTAGGAGAATTTATTTATTATCGAACTTATTCTAGGTGGTTAGAAGAAGAACAAAGGCGCGAATATTGGTGGGAAACTGTAAAAAGAGCTGTCGAATATAATTGTTCGCTGGCCCCAACAACAAAAAAAGAAGCAGAAAAATTATATGATAATGTCTATAATTTAAATAACTTTTTAGCTGGTAGAACACTTTGGACTGCTAGTACAGAATCATCTAAGAAATATGGAATGAGTAATTATAATTGTTCTTTTACAGTAATTGATAGTTTTAAAGCTTATCAGGACTTATTTTACTTACTCATGATCGGTTAA
- a CDS encoding ribonucleoside-triphosphate reductase, adenosylcobalamin-dependent, with protein MDNVSGVGFRVLPRDVDKLPKIRTDIEVIHKYYEPVAKDQRREYTDFDFDEDDVVTINVGDSKEGWIQSLEYYFKFLVNHAYRPLKRIIFNYDSVRPKGEKLKTFGGTASGHQSLKRMFTKIDKLLKEKPARALDQIKRVKLKPIDAMDVANIIAENVVSGGVRRSSQICLFSQEDKEIAQAKNNLYVKENNEWIINKEISHRQMSNNSIFYEAKPSKKQLQWHVKQMRFSGEPGFINAVEGSRRRENFKGVNPCAEILLDSRGVCNLTSLNVMAFVDDEGQLDKKAMFEAQKLSARAGYRMALIEFELPEWDQINKRDRLIGTSLTGWQDMKNAADLNEAAEAKLLEELRQVAKKAAIEIAKEAGDNEPKLITTVKPEGTQTQMPTVSSGLHYSHSAYYIRRVRISASDPLARVCEELEYPIHPEVGQDPDDPETLVVEFPVKAPEGQVKGDVDAIDQLETYKMFMENYVDHNASITVHVRDDEWEAVEEWLWENWNSVVGISFISYSDNFYDLMPYEEITEEEYQARRKAMEKFNPSLVSKYETEYLERELDSSSCEGGACPVR; from the coding sequence GTGGATAATGTGTCAGGAGTAGGATTTCGTGTATTACCACGTGATGTAGATAAACTACCTAAAATTAGAACTGATATTGAAGTTATTCATAAATATTATGAACCAGTAGCTAAAGATCAAAGAAGAGAATATACAGATTTTGATTTTGATGAAGATGATGTAGTAACAATTAATGTGGGTGATTCTAAAGAAGGTTGGATCCAGTCTTTGGAATATTACTTTAAATTTTTAGTTAACCATGCTTATCGACCTTTAAAAAGAATTATATTTAATTATGATTCTGTGCGACCTAAAGGTGAAAAGCTTAAAACTTTTGGTGGTACAGCTTCTGGTCATCAGAGTTTAAAAAGAATGTTTACTAAAATTGATAAATTATTAAAAGAAAAGCCTGCTCGTGCTTTAGATCAGATAAAAAGAGTGAAATTAAAGCCAATAGATGCTATGGATGTTGCAAATATTATAGCAGAAAATGTTGTTTCTGGTGGAGTTAGACGTTCTTCTCAAATTTGTCTCTTTAGTCAAGAAGATAAAGAAATTGCTCAGGCTAAAAATAATTTATATGTTAAAGAAAATAATGAGTGGATCATTAATAAAGAGATATCTCACCGCCAGATGAGCAATAATAGTATTTTTTATGAAGCCAAGCCTTCTAAAAAGCAGCTGCAGTGGCATGTAAAGCAGATGCGTTTTAGTGGTGAACCTGGTTTTATTAATGCTGTAGAAGGAAGTAGAAGAAGAGAAAACTTTAAAGGTGTTAATCCCTGTGCTGAGATTCTTTTAGATTCTCGGGGAGTTTGTAATTTAACTTCTTTAAATGTAATGGCTTTTGTTGATGATGAAGGTCAACTTGATAAAAAAGCTATGTTTGAAGCGCAAAAGCTTTCTGCTAGGGCTGGTTATCGGATGGCTTTAATAGAATTTGAATTACCTGAGTGGGATCAAATTAATAAAAGAGATCGTTTAATAGGTACTTCCTTAACTGGCTGGCAGGATATGAAAAATGCAGCAGATTTAAATGAAGCTGCAGAAGCTAAATTATTAGAAGAATTGCGTCAAGTTGCTAAAAAAGCAGCTATAGAGATTGCTAAAGAAGCAGGAGATAATGAGCCTAAATTAATAACAACAGTTAAACCTGAGGGAACTCAAACTCAAATGCCTACAGTTTCTAGTGGACTCCATTATTCACATAGTGCTTATTATATTCGTCGAGTTAGAATTTCTGCTTCTGATCCTTTAGCAAGAGTTTGCGAAGAGTTAGAATATCCAATTCATCCTGAAGTTGGTCAAGATCCAGATGATCCAGAAACATTAGTAGTAGAATTCCCAGTTAAAGCACCTGAAGGTCAAGTTAAAGGTGATGTGGATGCTATAGATCAGTTAGAAACATATAAAATGTTTATGGAAAATTATGTGGATCATAATGCTTCAATAACTGTTCATGTTCGTGATGATGAGTGGGAAGCGGTAGAAGAATGGTTATGGGAAAATTGGAATAGTGTAGTTGGTATTTCCTTTATTTCCTATAGTGATAACTTTTATGATTTAATGCCTTATGAGGAAATAACTGAAGAAGAATATCAAGCAAGAAGAAAAGCAATGGAAAAGTTTAATCCTTCTTTAGTTTCTAAATATGAGACTGAATATCTAGAAAGAGAATTAGATAGTTCTTCTTGTGAAGGTGGAGCTTGCCCAGTTAGATAA
- a CDS encoding tripartite tricarboxylate transporter TctB family protein gives MEMWKRDRIVAIFMLVLSGLAYYGSRSFSEMAQIFPTYIIYVLAILSLLLLLKTFNKDNYKHIEQEVDQKTGEVKEVIEKAEVVTIDQEGKKRVLITVLATIAYIYLMNYLGFFVTTYCFMFVLFTLLKVNNLMVKIFVPLFTSAFVFLIFRVFLTVPTPKGIFF, from the coding sequence ATGGAAATGTGGAAAAGAGATAGAATAGTTGCTATCTTTATGCTTGTTTTATCAGGCTTAGCTTATTATGGGAGTAGATCCTTTTCAGAAATGGCACAAATTTTTCCTACTTACATCATTTATGTTTTAGCAATTCTTTCTTTGCTGCTTTTGCTAAAAACTTTTAATAAGGATAATTATAAGCATATAGAACAAGAAGTAGATCAAAAAACAGGTGAAGTTAAAGAGGTTATTGAAAAAGCTGAGGTAGTTACAATTGATCAAGAAGGTAAAAAAAGAGTGTTAATTACTGTACTTGCAACTATTGCTTATATATATTTAATGAATTATTTAGGCTTTTTTGTGACAACTTATTGTTTTATGTTTGTTTTATTTACCCTGCTAAAAGTAAATAATTTAATGGTGAAAATATTTGTACCATTATTTACTTCTGCTTTTGTTTTTTTGATTTTTAGAGTCTTTTTAACAGTTCCCACCCCAAAGGGGATATTTTTCTAA
- a CDS encoding sigma-54-dependent transcriptional regulator, whose protein sequence is MKKILIVDDKKNICRVLTAILAAENYLVDSANDPLKAVEKAKKFKPDLIISDIKMPGLNGLEFYQLLLQNNLDLKLIFMTAFGSIPMAVEAIKMGASEFLTKPIDYEELKLKIRNLLFDNQSNIASHYTEKYPKIIGQSQAIIDLIEKIDLAADYSSTVLIQGESGTGKELVAQALHYHSQRATEKFVAVNCAALGRNLIESELFGHRKGAFTGAISDKKGKFEIADGGSILLDEISEIDLDIQAKLLRVLQEKEFEKVGENRTIKSDVRVIATTNQNLAEMVKNNKFREDLYYRLNVIPIFMPPLRARKEDIKLLVDFFIDKICEKEKIVKKTISQEAIDVLKQHNWPGNVRELEHVIERLIITNRSEKISALAVYNELPKSKLEAAKSGLTEKEKLIEALKIAKGNKTEAAKILAISRRTLYNWLQKYGLEEA, encoded by the coding sequence ATGAAAAAAATTCTAATAGTTGATGACAAAAAGAATATCTGTCGAGTTTTGACTGCAATTTTGGCAGCTGAAAATTATCTTGTTGACTCTGCTAATGATCCTTTAAAAGCTGTTGAGAAAGCTAAGAAATTTAAGCCAGATTTAATTATTTCAGATATTAAAATGCCTGGTTTAAATGGTTTAGAATTTTACCAACTTCTATTGCAAAATAATTTGGATTTAAAATTAATATTTATGACTGCTTTTGGTAGTATTCCAATGGCTGTTGAGGCAATTAAAATGGGGGCTTCGGAATTTTTAACTAAACCAATTGATTATGAAGAGTTAAAATTAAAAATTCGTAATTTATTATTTGATAATCAAAGTAATATTGCTTCTCATTATACTGAAAAATATCCTAAAATTATTGGTCAGAGTCAGGCAATTATAGATTTAATTGAAAAAATAGATTTAGCAGCAGATTATAGTTCAACAGTTTTAATTCAAGGAGAGAGTGGAACTGGCAAAGAGCTTGTAGCTCAAGCTTTACATTATCACAGTCAGAGAGCTACCGAAAAGTTTGTTGCTGTTAATTGTGCTGCTTTAGGTAGGAATTTAATTGAATCAGAGTTATTTGGCCACCGTAAAGGAGCTTTTACAGGTGCTATAAGTGATAAGAAAGGAAAATTTGAAATAGCAGATGGTGGTAGTATACTTTTAGATGAAATCAGTGAAATTGATTTAGATATTCAGGCAAAACTTTTACGTGTTTTACAAGAAAAAGAATTTGAAAAAGTTGGTGAAAATAGGACAATTAAAAGTGATGTGAGAGTAATTGCAACTACTAATCAAAATTTAGCTGAAATGGTAAAAAATAATAAATTTAGAGAAGACCTTTATTATCGTTTAAATGTGATTCCGATTTTTATGCCTCCTTTAAGAGCCAGAAAAGAAGATATTAAATTATTAGTTGATTTTTTTATAGATAAAATTTGTGAGAAAGAAAAAATTGTAAAGAAAACAATTAGCCAAGAAGCTATTGATGTCTTAAAACAGCATAATTGGCCAGGGAATGTAAGAGAATTAGAACATGTAATAGAGCGTTTAATAATTACAAACAGAAGTGAGAAAATATCTGCTTTAGCTGTTTATAATGAGCTGCCAAAGAGTAAATTAGAGGCTGCTAAATCTGGTTTAACAGAAAAAGAGAAATTAATTGAGGCTTTAAAAATAGCAAAAGGGAATAAAACAGAAGCAGCTAAAATTTTGGCAATCTCGAGAAGGACTCTTTATAACTGGCTGCAAAAATATGGTTTAGAAGAAGCCTAA
- a CDS encoding phosphate/phosphite/phosphonate ABC transporter substrate-binding protein, whose protein sequence is MKKKLRFILLLLFFMLLNNFLYGVIAAAETVSLGIPSKNSALTLFSNWKQITAEVSKRSGYPLEIVMVKNHQQLTEKMKAGEIDLGYYSPFFYVEAAKKIDLTPLVMRVKFGSPYYRAGFIVSKESEINSINDLKDKKIALTAEADSTSGYYIPLSMLKNNNLDLKKDLKLVFTGKHINVLKSVVYQSVAAGAIKLYILDEAANQKFRSQIKIIERSFYLPGSSIAVLSNFDPEKLTKIKAAFLSLATDSKGLEALKAMQFDGFVISNDQLYNPVRDYLKNLD, encoded by the coding sequence ATGAAAAAAAAGCTAAGATTTATTCTATTATTATTATTTTTTATGCTACTAAACAATTTTCTTTATGGAGTAATAGCTGCTGCTGAAACTGTTAGTTTAGGTATCCCTTCTAAAAATTCAGCTTTAACATTATTTAGTAATTGGAAGCAAATAACAGCAGAAGTTTCTAAAAGAAGTGGTTATCCTCTAGAAATTGTAATGGTCAAAAATCATCAGCAGTTAACAGAAAAAATGAAAGCAGGTGAAATTGATTTAGGTTATTATTCTCCTTTTTTTTATGTTGAAGCTGCTAAAAAAATTGATTTAACTCCTTTAGTGATGCGGGTTAAATTTGGCAGTCCTTATTATCGCGCTGGTTTTATAGTTAGTAAAGAATCTGAAATTAATTCAATAAATGATTTAAAAGATAAAAAAATAGCTTTAACAGCAGAAGCAGATTCTACTTCTGGCTATTATATTCCACTATCTATGTTAAAAAATAATAACTTGGATTTAAAAAAAGATCTCAAGCTTGTTTTTACAGGTAAACATATTAATGTTTTAAAAAGTGTAGTTTATCAGTCAGTTGCTGCTGGTGCCATAAAATTGTATATTCTAGATGAAGCTGCTAATCAAAAATTTAGGTCTCAGATTAAAATTATAGAGCGTTCTTTTTATTTGCCTGGTTCTTCAATTGCTGTGCTTAGTAATTTTGATCCAGAAAAACTAACTAAAATCAAAGCTGCTTTTTTAAGTTTAGCTACAGATAGTAAAGGTTTAGAAGCTCTTAAAGCAATGCAATTTGATGGTTTTGTAATTAGTAATGATCAATTATATAATCCAGTGAGGGATTATTTGAAAAATTTAGATTAA
- a CDS encoding tripartite tricarboxylate transporter substrate binding protein has translation MKKVLLILLILAMFFSLTISNAAAAYPEKPVQMIVAFSAGGGTDTAARTIAKYFKRYTDQSLVVVNKPGGSGEVGFTQLAMAKTDGYTIGFLNTPHVVTPPIMRKTNFSLDSFVPIANIVTDPGVLVVRNDDQFANLAEFIQYAQANKISTASGAPGGDDHLAGLNIMDETNVKLTMIPFNGSSEQKSQLLGKHVDAALMNASQVKSLVDAGDLKVLAVMAKKRSSYYPEAPTFIEAGYEVVSGSSRGIAAPKGMDQAQIEKLAAVCAKIVKDEDFLREAENLNLIMDYMPQAEYQAYLAEMNAKYSKMWEANPWN, from the coding sequence ATGAAAAAAGTTCTATTAATTTTATTAATCTTAGCAATGTTTTTTAGTTTAACTATTAGTAATGCAGCTGCAGCTTATCCAGAAAAACCAGTGCAGATGATTGTTGCTTTTAGTGCTGGTGGAGGAACAGATACAGCTGCTAGAACAATAGCAAAATATTTTAAAAGATATACCGATCAGTCTTTAGTAGTTGTTAATAAACCAGGTGGAAGTGGGGAAGTTGGATTTACTCAATTAGCTATGGCCAAAACAGATGGTTATACAATTGGTTTTCTAAACACACCTCATGTTGTTACACCACCAATTATGAGAAAGACTAATTTTAGTTTAGATAGTTTTGTTCCCATTGCAAATATTGTTACAGATCCTGGTGTTTTAGTTGTTAGAAATGATGATCAGTTTGCAAATTTAGCTGAATTTATTCAGTATGCTCAAGCAAATAAGATTAGTACTGCAAGTGGAGCTCCTGGTGGAGATGACCATTTAGCCGGTTTAAATATTATGGATGAGACAAATGTTAAATTGACTATGATTCCATTTAATGGTTCTTCAGAACAAAAAAGTCAATTATTAGGTAAACATGTAGATGCTGCCTTAATGAATGCAAGTCAGGTTAAATCATTAGTTGATGCTGGTGATTTAAAAGTATTAGCAGTAATGGCTAAGAAAAGAAGCAGTTATTATCCAGAGGCACCAACCTTTATTGAAGCAGGTTATGAAGTTGTTTCTGGTTCTTCAAGAGGAATAGCAGCTCCTAAAGGAATGGACCAAGCTCAGATTGAAAAATTAGCTGCAGTTTGTGCAAAAATTGTAAAAGATGAAGATTTTTTAAGAGAAGCTGAAAATCTTAATTTAATTATGGATTATATGCCTCAAGCTGAATATCAAGCTTATTTAGCAGAAATGAATGCTAAATACAGCAAAATGTGGGAAGCTAATCCTTGGAATTAA